ATAGCCATCATCCGGCGCCGAATACAGCCGGATCAAACGTCCCAGGGGCGAGAGCCGCAGTCGGATCCACTCCGAGAAATAGCGGTGTGTCCCCGGGAATCGAAAGATGCGACGGAAATCCAGCGCGTTGATGGCCCCATTCTGGTAGGTGTTGTGCTCACCCTGCTTCGAGACCAGGAAATCCTGACCGGCATGAAGCATCGGGATGCCCAGCGAGGCCATCAGGAATGCGACCATCAGGTGGGTGCGCTGGATATCGACGAGGGTCGGGCAGGTCCCGTTGCCGTCATGATTCTCGGTGATCAGATCAATCCAGGTGCGGTCGTCATGAGACTCGACGTAATTGACGGTCTGGGCGGGCCATTTGGCGAAATGCCAGGGTGAGCCCTTCAGGTAGTAGGCGGCCGTTTCCGCCTGTCCGCCTCCCCGGAGATAATCCCTGAGGAAATTCCGGAAGCCGTCGTTCCATGAAGCGTAACCGGTATCGCGAAGCTCACCGGCAATATGCCCGCGAAAACTCCAGGGCTCGGCGATCAGGATCACATCCGGCTTGACGGCCTTCAGGCTCCTTTCGATTTCCTCGAGCACCGGCCGTCCGATCAATTCGGCGAGATCGAAGCGAAAACCATCCACTCCATACAACTGGACGAACTGACGGAGACTGTCCGTGATCAACCGCCGGGTCATTGCGGCCGAGCAGCGCAGATCGTTTCCGCAGCCGCTCCAGTTCATCAACGAAGCATCCGGGGCCAGTTCAAAGTAGTAGAGCTTGTCGATGAAGAGCAGGTGGTTGGGCTCGCCCACATGGTTGTAGACCACATCGATCAGGACGGAGAAACCGTTGCGGTGAAATGTGGCGACGAGGTCCCTGAACTCGGCGACCTGGGATCCGATCAGAGGATCCTGGGCGTAACTTGATTCGGGCGCAAAATAGCCCACCGGCATATAGCCCCAATGATACTCGTCGCGGTTCACCGTGTCGAACTCCTGGATCGGCTGCAGTTCCACAGCATTGGCGCCCAACCGTTTCAAGTAGCACTGAGGATGATCGAGCCACTTCGAGAGCCCGCTGTAGCCGCAACGCTCCTCTGCGCCGATCAGGATGGGGGCCTTGGCCACCAGGTCACGCACGTGGGCTTCGACGACCACGAGGTCCTGCCATTGCGGTGTCCTGAAGCCCGGATCCGACTTCCCGAAGCGGGACAGATCCAGGACGATGCCCGGTCCCTCCCGACCCACCGTGGCCCGCGCATATGGATCCAGGATATTACGCTCGGGATC
This sequence is a window from Opitutaceae bacterium. Protein-coding genes within it:
- a CDS encoding glycoside hydrolase family 1 produces the protein MLEHLQIEEAVLTAPDSGVVSLSRDWPRRSCPRLSLDGSENGFATLDPVPAVEFLRTSGYFMDDEGRLGFGLSESFVESIGSTRETLYLAGSFNGWPEAVGRPEWELKRLEIGGEVWRVCFCDPALLEGDEVRQFKFVSKDHRWLPVTPDALGSILDGTGNRNLRVNLHRSGHHRFAFRLRTPLDLSEHHEIHLHHEKGVHRHTLKPGAFFHHLRSDLPMGVSHERDSVGERTVFRLFAPRAKWVKIGLFEDFDAPEHIVWYPLEPLGDGAWETQFPGNLDGWFYWFRLDGPHNEYGHFDPERNILDPYARATVGREGPGIVLDLSRFGKSDPGFRTPQWQDLVVVEAHVRDLVAKAPILIGAEERCGYSGLSKWLDHPQCYLKRLGANAVELQPIQEFDTVNRDEYHWGYMPVGYFAPESSYAQDPLIGSQVAEFRDLVATFHRNGFSVLIDVVYNHVGEPNHLLFIDKLYYFELAPDASLMNWSGCGNDLRCSAAMTRRLITDSLRQFVQLYGVDGFRFDLAELIGRPVLEEIERSLKAVKPDVILIAEPWSFRGHIAGELRDTGYASWNDGFRNFLRDYLRGGGQAETAAYYLKGSPWHFAKWPAQTVNYVESHDDRTWIDLITENHDGNGTCPTLVDIQRTHLMVAFLMASLGIPMLHAGQDFLVSKQGEHNTYQNGAINALDFRRIFRFPGTHRYFSEWIRLRLSPLGRLIRLYSAPDDGYFSIHQAGQGSGLAMVYNADGSLGTQNLLFAINPEGVDVRIPLGFWGNRAWLQVADQERCRLDGIDIPFPLDEGVYLPPRGCGLWVLD